TTGCTTCATTTGTACCATGAACATCACTTTTAATAATAATATTAATAATTTTCTTACCGTCTGATTCAGTAGCCTTAAGATTTTTATCATATAGAAGATTCATTTTGTCAGTAATTGCCTTATCATTAGCCAATTTCTTAGCAAATTTTTCATCATTAAATCCAATAAATTTATCTCCTGCATCAGGGGCGTAATTTAATCCGGTTATAATACCAGGACATCCAGGAAGAACTTTCTCAATTTTATTACCTAATGAATCGGTTAAACTTCTAATTCTTCCGTATTTTGAACCAGCAACAATGAAATCACCTTTCATTAAGGTACCATTTTCAACAATGATTGTTGATACCGCTCCAGTTCCTTTATCAATTCGAGACTCAATAACTGTACCAATTGGATATCTATTTGGGTTTGCTTTTAGATCTAATATTTCAGCTAATAACATAATAGCATCAAATAAATCAGTAATTCCTTGACTATTTATTGCTGAACCATATACAATCTGGGCATCACCTCCATATTCTTCAATAACAACACCAGCCTCTGCTAATTCACCTTTTATTCTATCGAGATCTTTATTAGGTTTATCCATTTTATTAACAAAAACAATAATTGGAACATCAGCAGCTTTTGCATGAACAATGGCTTCTTTTGTTTGTGGCATAACTCCATCGTCAGCTGCGACAACTAAAATAATAATATCAGTAACTTTCGCACCTCTAGCACGCATTTTTGTAAATGCCTCATGTCCAGGGGTATCTAAAAATGTGATCTTACTATTCTTATGTGTAATTTGATATGCACCAGTATGTTGAGTGATTCCGCTTGATTCAGTCAATGCAATATTTGAATTTCTTATTTTATCAATTAAAGTTGTTTTTCCATGATCTACGTGTCCCATAACTGTAATAATCGGACACCTCTTAACCAAGTCATTTTCATTATCTTCAAAATACACTTCTTCAAGGAAATTTGAACCATCTACATTTGTTTCCTTTTTAAAATCATATCCATTTTCTATACATATTTCAGCAATTTCTTCTTCATCTAAAATGTGGTTTAAATTATACATTTTACCTTTTAAAAAGAATTTTTTAATAATGTCATTAGCATTAATTTTTGTTAGTTGTGAAAAATCATTAATCGACATTTTACTTGTAAAAACAAATATCCCGTCTTTTAGTTCTGTTTTTGTCGTTTGTAATTGATTTTTAACATCGCTAACATTACTTAATCTTGATGTTTTTTTGCTCATAGTTTCTCCTCTAACTCTGGTTCGAGTTTTAAATATAATTCAAAGGTAAAATTAGTCTTAAATATTCTATTTAATGCTCTTGTTTTTTTTATTTTCTCTCAATTTTGTTTTTCTGGTACAAAGTATGCACCTCTACCATTCATATTTTTATCTCAATCAATTTTTAATATATTTGTTGCCTTTTTATAATCAAATCGTATAAGTTTGGAAATTTCAATTATCTGATTTGTAATTATGCATTTTCGTTTTAAAGAATTAATTTCATTCATCTTCATCAAATTCACTTAAATCAATATCGCCATCTAGTCCATAATTAGCTAAATCATTATCGACTTTGAAATCTTTAATTTTCTTATATTCTTTAATTATTGTTTTTTCCTTTTTAGTTGATTCATTATCGTTTCTGTTATTAGTAGGTTTTTCT
This DNA window, taken from Mycoplasmopsis cynos, encodes the following:
- the infB gene encoding translation initiation factor IF-2; this translates as MSKKTSRLSNVSDVKNQLQTTKTELKDGIFVFTSKMSINDFSQLTKINANDIIKKFFLKGKMYNLNHILDEEEIAEICIENGYDFKKETNVDGSNFLEEVYFEDNENDLVKRCPIITVMGHVDHGKTTLIDKIRNSNIALTESSGITQHTGAYQITHKNSKITFLDTPGHEAFTKMRARGAKVTDIIILVVAADDGVMPQTKEAIVHAKAADVPIIVFVNKMDKPNKDLDRIKGELAEAGVVIEEYGGDAQIVYGSAINSQGITDLFDAIMLLAEILDLKANPNRYPIGTVIESRIDKGTGAVSTIIVENGTLMKGDFIVAGSKYGRIRSLTDSLGNKIEKVLPGCPGIITGLNYAPDAGDKFIGFNDEKFAKKLANDKAITDKMNLLYDKNLKATESDGKKIINIIIKSDVHGTNEAIKGQINNLMNSDAIIKVISSSVGHINGSDILLAQASNAIIFVFNLKTPSTIKQNATNLGISIIEHTVIYKIVEDCNNFLEGEKTPIYEERKIGEAHIIKVFFYSKVGKIAGCLQDSGVVKERSKVKVYRKGKLIYEGVIESLRRELNDVKEVAKGKEFGTHIKNFNDIALDDVLEFFEDVRIN
- a CDS encoding YlxR family protein, whose translation is MKMNEINSLKRKCIITNQIIEISKLIRFDYKKATNILKIDWDKNMNGRGAYFVPEKQNWEKIKKTRALNRIFKTNFTFELYLKLEPELEEKLWAKKHQD